The window GGAGGGCGGCATTGCCGATGCGTTATCGCTAGCTGAATATTTTGCCGGCGGCGATTTGATGTGCGTTATTCTGGGCGATAATCTCATTCAGGGAAATATTACGAAAGCTGTTAGTGATTTTAGCCGGCAGGGAAAAGGCGCAAAGATACTTTTAAAAGAAGTTCAGGATGCAAGTCGTTTCGGCGTTGCAGAAATTGTTGACGGCAAGGTGGTCAACATCGTCGAAAAGCCTAAGGTACCCAAGAGCAACTTAGCTGTGACGGGTATCTATTTTTACGACAGGCAGGTTTTCGATTGGATTCGCGCTCTTGAGCCATCAGCTCGCGGTGAGCTAGAGATAACGGACGTCAATAATCTCTATCTTAAGGAAGGATCCCTAACTTATGATGTTTTAGAAGGTTGGTGGACTGATGCTGGAACTTTTGAGTCGCTTCATCGGGCTGCTCATTTGGTAGC is drawn from Deltaproteobacteria bacterium and contains these coding sequences:
- a CDS encoding NTP transferase domain-containing protein; its protein translation is MKGVILAGGLGSRLQPCTLVTNKHLLPVYDRPMIYYPLQSLINAGITDILIVTGGQFAGDFLKLLGNGKAFGLEHLNYTYQEGEGGIADALSLAEYFAGGDLMCVILGDNLIQGNITKAVSDFSRQGKGAKILLKEVQDASRFGVAEIVDGKVVNIVEKPKVPKSNLAVTGIYFYDRQVFDWIRALEPSARGELEITDVNNLYLKEGSLTYDVLEGWWTDAGTFESLHRAAHLVAETGANNI